GAAAAAGCAAACTTATCTAAATTTAAAATAGGGATTACTATTTCTTCTTGCCTTGGCTTCATTTTATTTCCCCTCCATTTCTACTCTTGATTTCACGATAAATATCAGAAAACTGTTGTAGAAATTCCTCCTTCGAATCTTCAAGCGCAATAACATTTTGTAACGCCCAAATATATTTTTCATCAGACCAAGAGCGTTTTTGTTTTAAATAATATTTATGTGCAATCGAACAAAATAAATGAGGAAAAGATAAATCAGTCCATAATATACGAAATTGCTTTTCTGATAAACTGTTTTCTAAATCATATGCACTCAGCATATGAATCGCTAAATCTATATCCCAAGTTGCCATTTTTTTCATTACTTTATTTAAAATAATTCGCAGATCTCTCACTGGTAAATCATGTGTAATAGAATGTAGTTCTTTCATAAAAATCGCATTATCTATTTCTGTAAATCTCGCTAAAGTGAAATCTTGTTGGCAAAAACTCTTATTTGTAATAATTTCTTTTGTCCATTGGTTATAAAATGGATCATCTATTTCTTGTAAAGCTCGTTTACCACGTACTAACATTTTATCAACGTACTCTAAAAACATAGTTGAAAACATATCATTAGGAAAAGATTGGGCAATTCTTTTGTTACCTTCTAGCTCTTGTAATTTCCATCTATATAGTTTATGCCATTTCCCTAACCGACTCCGTGTTTTACTTTCTATTTGTGGTATATACCCTTCCGATGCTTTATGGAATTTTCCAGCGTATATAAGCACCTTCTCTAATTGCTCTTTATTATAGTAAATAACTTCTTTTCCTTGATATTTATCATATAATACATATGCATACTCCCCCGATCCAATACAAAACCCGCCCCTTTTTGTTTTATGAATTTGCGTAATTGGTAGTCCATTTTGAAGAAGGTGTAAATGTGCTCCAGCAATAAACAACATCCGTTCGGGTTTCATTTGTGCTTGTTTTAATATTTTCACCCCTTCCTCTGTTTCTACTTCCCAAATTGTTCTCCCACTTCTACTTGATTGTAGAGTAATATTATTAATTTCAAATGGATAAAAACCTAGTACCTTATTTAAATGCTCTCGCTCTAATGCAGGTGTTTCTTCCAACATTCTTCATCTCCTCTTAAAAACTATAAAACTCCCTTATACACTTCTAATAAATTCATAGCCACTCGATCCCAACTAAATTCTTTCTCAACTTTTAAACGTCCATATTTCCCCATACGTTCTCTTTTGTTTTCATTACTCAATAGATGAATAATTTTTTCTGCATACGCATCGGGGTTCTCAAAATCATCAACAACATAGCCATTCTTTCCCTCTTCAATTACTTCAGGATTTCCACCTCTATTGCTTGTGATAATTGGTAACCCAGCAGCCATTGCCTCATAATGTACTCTAGCAAGTGGCTCTTGCCACTGGGAAGAACATACAAAAATATCCGACATAGCATAAAGAGTTGGAATATCTTTTGGCTTTACAAATTTAATAAATACTACATTTTTTTTAAACATCGCACCTAATGTATATAAATGTTTCACGTAATTATTTACATTGTTATCTCCAAACCATTTTGAACCGATAAAAACCATTACAATCTCTGGATACTGCTCAATGATTTTCGGAAGAGCTTGCAATAAAATATGAGGACCTTTCACTTTACTCAAACGTCCAACAAACAAAACAATTTTTTTATTTTGCAACTGTAACTCTTTTTGTACATAATGTTTAAGTTCTTTTCCATTCGTTGTCCAGGAGGGATCATATTGATTCACGTCTACACCTGAATATACTGTTTGCGTCTTAGATTTTGCTGTTGGAAAGCGAGAAGTAATCGTTTCTCCTATATAATCGCTGACTGTAACAATCTTTGAAACAATTGAAATGCATACTTCTCCTTCTTTATCACTTATTTTTTCATGTGCAAACATTTCATTGTGCACACTTAATACGAATTTTGTTTGTGGTGCCACTCCATATAACAATGAAACCCAACTAGGACGATTACACAGGTGAATCACATCATATTTTTCTTTTTTCAAATGCTCAATTATATTCGGAAGGTATTCATTTTCTGGGAAACGTATATATCGTACATTTTGCTTTGTTTCCTCAGTTTGTAAATCTGGATCTGCTATTGAAATAACTGTTATATTTTTCCCCTTTGAGGCAATAATGGTTGCGACAGAATCTATATAAATTTGAATAGCTCCACCTCGTACAGCTGGCACCGGTAACTTTTCAGTAGATATTATCGCAATTTTCATCCAAACCCCTCCTTTTTGATAAAAATCCAATTCCCTTCAACATATGTTACGAACTTCGCCTTACGAATGTGAATTATTTAGATAAATTTCGATTTTTATAACCAAAATTAGGAAAAGCATTCCTTTTTTCTACTTAAAGGCAAACGGCTAGCACAAAAGTGGTCATGCACCATAAATTAGTAAGAGAGTATAAAAAGGATGGTGACATATTTGGAGAATTACAATCAGGAAGAGGGGGATACATTATCACCTGAGGAAGAACAAAAGTTAGTAGCGTTAGCTGAAACTATGATTAAACATTGGGATATTGATCCAACTACAATTGAGTTAATACAAGGTGGACAACTTGCACTAGTATGGAAAATTCATACTTCAAATGGAGCATTTTGCTTAAAAAGAATTCACCGCCCTGAAAAAAAAGCTTTATTTTCGATTCATGCTCAAGATTACCTTGCCAAAAAGGGCATGCATGTTCCAAGTATCATTCCAAATAAAAAGAATCAGCTTTATACAAAACACAGTCCATTTCTATTTGTTGTTTACGATTGGATTGAAGGAAGACCATTTGAATTGACAATGAAAGAAGACCTTGAAATGATTATGAAGGGATTAGCAGATTTTCATTTAGCGTCTATCGGCTACAAACCACCACCAGGGGTACCTATCTTTACAAAACTAGGACGTTGGCCAAATCATTATATTAAGAGATTTCAACAGATGGAAATTTGGAAAAATCTATCTGCAACATTAATTGATGATCCTTTTTCACAAATGTACTTGGAAGAAATTACCCCTTTTATTACAGAAGCGAAACACACCTATCAACGATTATTAGAATCTGAATATGGACAATGGACCGAACAATTACAATCAGCCCCGAACTTATGTCATCAAGATTACGGAACTGGAAACTCTTTACTAGCCCCGAACAATCAAATTTGGGTAATCGATTTAGATACAGTT
The window above is part of the Bacillus cytotoxicus NVH 391-98 genome. Proteins encoded here:
- a CDS encoding glycosyltransferase family 4 protein; this encodes MKIAIISTEKLPVPAVRGGAIQIYIDSVATIIASKGKNITVISIADPDLQTEETKQNVRYIRFPENEYLPNIIEHLKKEKYDVIHLCNRPSWVSLLYGVAPQTKFVLSVHNEMFAHEKISDKEGEVCISIVSKIVTVSDYIGETITSRFPTAKSKTQTVYSGVDVNQYDPSWTTNGKELKHYVQKELQLQNKKIVLFVGRLSKVKGPHILLQALPKIIEQYPEIVMVFIGSKWFGDNNVNNYVKHLYTLGAMFKKNVVFIKFVKPKDIPTLYAMSDIFVCSSQWQEPLARVHYEAMAAGLPIITSNRGGNPEVIEEGKNGYVVDDFENPDAYAEKIIHLLSNENKRERMGKYGRLKVEKEFSWDRVAMNLLEVYKGVL
- the cotS gene encoding spore coat putative kinase CotS — encoded protein: MEETPALEREHLNKVLGFYPFEINNITLQSSRSGRTIWEVETEEGVKILKQAQMKPERMLFIAGAHLHLLQNGLPITQIHKTKRGGFCIGSGEYAYVLYDKYQGKEVIYYNKEQLEKVLIYAGKFHKASEGYIPQIESKTRSRLGKWHKLYRWKLQELEGNKRIAQSFPNDMFSTMFLEYVDKMLVRGKRALQEIDDPFYNQWTKEIITNKSFCQQDFTLARFTEIDNAIFMKELHSITHDLPVRDLRIILNKVMKKMATWDIDLAIHMLSAYDLENSLSEKQFRILWTDLSFPHLFCSIAHKYYLKQKRSWSDEKYIWALQNVIALEDSKEEFLQQFSDIYREIKSRNGGEIK
- a CDS encoding CotS family spore coat protein, coding for MVTYLENYNQEEGDTLSPEEEQKLVALAETMIKHWDIDPTTIELIQGGQLALVWKIHTSNGAFCLKRIHRPEKKALFSIHAQDYLAKKGMHVPSIIPNKKNQLYTKHSPFLFVVYDWIEGRPFELTMKEDLEMIMKGLADFHLASIGYKPPPGVPIFTKLGRWPNHYIKRFQQMEIWKNLSATLIDDPFSQMYLEEITPFITEAKHTYQRLLESEYGQWTEQLQSAPNLCHQDYGTGNSLLAPNNQIWVIDLDTVSYDLPIRDLRKMIIPLLDTTGVWNEDQFHIMINAYESVSPLTAEQKKIMFIDMLFPYELYDVIREKYVRKTPLLAEELAGAMEYERIKSKALNILLKDF